GGGCTGAAGGCGGTCCTCGCCGTCGCGGTCGTGAGCGATTCCGGCGGCACCGAGGCGCTCGAACAGGCGCTCGCCTCGATCCCGGGAGTCGGCAGCGTCGAGACCGTCGACGTCACCCTCGTGTGACCACTACTCGGGCCTCGAAGGCGTCGTCCTTATCCGGGAATCCCGCCTTCCCGGCCGTCGTCCACGTATCGGGGAGACAATCCGAGTGACTCCCGGAACGACCCCGCGTCGATTCTCGCGGAACGACGCCGTTGCCGCGATTGCCTCATTCCCGATCGGGGTCGTCGCCGGCGTGACGGGAGTCGGTGGAGGGGAGTACCGGGCCCCGGTCCTCCTCGCCCTGTTGCGGAACGTCCGTTCGACGATCGCAGGCAACCTATTGGCGGGCGTGATCGTCTCGGCCGCCGTCGTGGTCTTCCGGGGAGCGTTGTTCCAGCCGAGCGACACGTTGTTCCTCGCCGCGACCATGATCGTGACGTCGGTCCCCGGCGCGTATTTCGGGGCGCTCCTCGCCGGCCGGACCCCTGCCAAGTGGCTCAAAATCTTGCTTGCAGGAATCCTCACCGCGACGGCCCTCCGTCTTCTCCTATTCGAGTCGACGGGGTCGGGCCCGTACCCGTTCGAAGCGAAGCAGGCCGCGATGGCGCTGCTCGCCGGTTTCGCGATCGGCGTGGTCTCCGGCCTCGTGGGCGTCGCGGGCGGGGAATACCGCATTCCGGCACTCATCCTGATTTTCGGGCTGCCGGCGAGCGTCGCGGGGACGATCAGCTCCCTCGTCGCGCTACCCATGCAATTGGCGGGCTTCTGGAAACACCGACGGCTCGGGCAAGCCTCCCCAACCGCCTCTCGCCTTGGAGCGATCATGGGCGGCACCGGCATCGGAGGCGTCGCAGTGGGCGTCGCCCTTCTCCATCGGACGAGTGATGCGATCGTGACGGCCCTCTTGGCCGTCGTCATGCTCATTGCCGCCGCTCGTATCGCATGGGAGTCGCGGAGGCCCGACCGCGAGGAATCGCCCGCCCCGGCGGCTAAGCCCCCTTCCGTAGGATGAGGACCGGACACTTGGCGAGCTTGACGATCCGGTCCTCCACCGGACTCAAAGCGAACTTGCGGAGTCCGCCGGGGGACGTCGCGCGAATCATCAACAACGACGCCTCCGCGCTCTCCCGCAACGCCTCGGACTCCCACTGGGTCGAATAGACGACTTTCGGTTCGACGTACGCCCCCCGTTCCCGCGCGCGTCCTTCGAATCTCGCGCTGTCGAGCTTCAGACGCTCCGCCTCGGCCGGATCGCTCGCCAAGCAGACGACCTCGAGGACCGGGGAGCCGTCTTCCGCGAGGAGGAGGGCGAGGTCGTCGACGCCCTCGAGGCTCCAGATGGGGCTCGTCAGGATGACGATCCGTCGGAGCGGGCGGCGCCAGCCCTGCGTCTTGAAGACGAGCACATCGCAAGGGGCGTTCTCAATCAGGTAGTCGATGTTGCTCCCGAGGACCCGCCGATCGCCCTCGATCCGCGCGCCGCGCCACCCCATGATGAGGAGGTTCACCGCCTCCTCGCGGATCGTGTCCAGGATGATCTCATACACCTTGTGCCCGATCTTCACGACGGGCCGCGTGTCGACGCCGAGCCCTTCGCCGATCCGGGCGAGCGCTTGGAGTCCGCGGATGCGTTCGTCGACGAATCCGAACCGGATCGCCTTCGGAGGGAGGTTCCGCGGGATCTCGACGACGTGCAGGAGGCTCAGCTCCCCGTTGCGCGCGCGGGCCACTCGCGCTCCCAGGTCGACAAGCGTCCGGTCCTCGAACTCCCGGAGGGGGAGGAAGACGCGGTACCGCTCGAGCTCGACCCGCTCCTCTCCGGTCGTGAGGATGTCGTGGACCTCCGTTGCGGCGGCGCGCGGGGTCGAAGAGAGTTGCGGTCGGCGACGCCCGACGAACCGATGATAGGCGAGGCCAATCGCAAGCCAGAGCGCTCCGAGGCCGACGGCCAGCTCTCCCGGCGGGATCGGCGAATCCGCCATCGCCGGGAAGTTCCAAAGCGTCGCGCCGAGGGCGAGGTTGAGCGCGATCGCGAGCATCGGGACGGCGGGGACGAACGGCACGCGAAATCCCGGCCCGCTCCGACGCTCCCGTCGGCGGAGCGCGATGACGGACGCGTGGACGAAAGCGAAGAGGCCCAGGAACGCGAGGCTCGCGAGGACCGCAATCGTCTCGACGGTCAGGAAGACGAGCACGCCGGCACCGAGCACCGTGAACGCAACCGCCGCGGGGGGA
Above is a genomic segment from Thermoplasmata archaeon containing:
- a CDS encoding sulfite exporter TauE/SafE family protein — its product is MTPGTTPRRFSRNDAVAAIASFPIGVVAGVTGVGGGEYRAPVLLALLRNVRSTIAGNLLAGVIVSAAVVVFRGALFQPSDTLFLAATMIVTSVPGAYFGALLAGRTPAKWLKILLAGILTATALRLLLFESTGSGPYPFEAKQAAMALLAGFAIGVVSGLVGVAGGEYRIPALILIFGLPASVAGTISSLVALPMQLAGFWKHRRLGQASPTASRLGAIMGGTGIGGVAVGVALLHRTSDAIVTALLAVVMLIAAARIAWESRRPDREESPAPAAKPPSVG
- a CDS encoding amino acid permease, which produces MSSHGPGSGSVRVRVTRDLGLFDVTMGAVGAMVGAAIFLLVGAAYTVAGPFVLLSLAIAALVAILAGMSYAELASGRPDASGGAYVWVRSALPSPAGFLSGWLSWGAHMAATSLGALGLGVFLLELVLPSSVESFFGPNPIQVGLVALAVLALSAVLHFARVHLPVRALGRLTLAKVLLIVALAAFGLASVLPAKTLSASPSSLDLVLGAGVLFIAFQGFEVVAQLGSQVKRPELTVPRGIFLALLLSSLVYAAFLVAILGNAHDAVAGWPVCNACRGGSEDLVLVSIRNPDFLGQPYIRVAFLLIGIVSMYGALDAHLSSAIKTSFSLARDRLLPAVFARIGGREVPPAAVAFTVLGAGVLVFLTVETIAVLASLAFLGLFAFVHASVIALRRRERRSGPGFRVPFVPAVPMLAIALNLALGATLWNFPAMADSPIPPGELAVGLGALWLAIGLAYHRFVGRRRPQLSSTPRAAATEVHDILTTGEERVELERYRVFLPLREFEDRTLVDLGARVARARNGELSLLHVVEIPRNLPPKAIRFGFVDERIRGLQALARIGEGLGVDTRPVVKIGHKVYEIILDTIREEAVNLLIMGWRGARIEGDRRVLGSNIDYLIENAPCDVLVFKTQGWRRPLRRIVILTSPIWSLEGVDDLALLLAEDGSPVLEVVCLASDPAEAERLKLDSARFEGRARERGAYVEPKVVYSTQWESEALRESAEASLLMIRATSPGGLRKFALSPVEDRIVKLAKCPVLILRKGA